In Phlebotomus papatasi isolate M1 chromosome 1, Ppap_2.1, whole genome shotgun sequence, the following proteins share a genomic window:
- the LOC129803012 gene encoding mitochondrial tRNA-specific 2-thiouridylase 1: MFRNVVVGISGGVDSAVAALLLKNKGFNVRGVFMKNWDIVDEKTTCTGDQDFEDAQRVCRHLKIPLIQVNFVKEYWNNVFRQFLEDYESGLTPNPDILCNRFIKFDNFFEFATSRDKLGAEAIATGHYARTNFGAYLEKYTPERNAKLLQARDTFKDQTFFLSNIPQRALKKTMFPLGDLTKDQVKAIAMDSGMGFLLRKKESTGICFIGHRNFQEFISEYIVSKPGKLIDIDTGNIVGSHNGFHHWTVGQRCRLSGYPQPYFIAQKDPNTNNIFVAQGTNNPALFSKRFFTESPYWIDKSCAPNVDKGFHCKFRFQHTKPLTRCEVKKNPERSNELLVILERPLRAITPGQYAVFYSETECYGCARIINPICGEKVLESEYEITIS; this comes from the exons atgtttagaaatGTTGTTGTGGGAATATCTGGAGGAGTGGACAGTGCTGTAGCTGCATTACTTCTTAAGAACAAAG GATTTAACGTTCGAGGAGTTTTTATGAAAAACTGGGATATTGTAGATGAAAAAACAACTTGCACAGGAGATCAAGACTTTGAGGATGCCCAGAGAGTTTGTAGACATCTGAAAATACCCCTAATTCAAGTAAATTTTGTGAAGGAATACTGGAACAATGTTTTCAG gcaatttctggaggactATGAATCTGGATTGACTCCCAATCCAGACATACTCTGCAATAGATTcataaaatttgacaatttctTTGAATTTGCAACATCAAGGGATAAATTAGGAGCCGAAGCTATTGCTACTGGTCACTATGCAAGGACAAATTTTGGGGCTTATCTTGAAAAATACACCCCTGAGAGAAATGCCAAGCTTCTTCAAGCCAGAGATACCTTTAAAGATCAAACATTCTTCCTCTCTAATATTCCACAGAGAGCCCTCAAAAAGACTATGTTTCCTCTGGGAGATTTAACAAAGGATCAAGTCAAGGCAATAGCAATGGATTCTGGAATGGGATTtctcttgagaaaaaaagaaagtacAGGGATATGCTTTATTGGACATCGAAACTTTCAGGAGTTCATCTCAGAG TACATCGTTTCGAAGCCTGGAAAACTAATAGATATTGATACGGGAAACATAGTAGGGAGTCACAATGGCTTTCACCATTGGACTGTTGGTCAGAGATGTCGTTTGTCTGGATATCCACAACCTTATTTCATAGCTCAAAAAGATCCAAATACAAACAACATCTTTGTGGCGCAAGGAACAAACAATCCTGCTctattttctaagagatttttCACAGAATCACCCTACTGGATTGACAAAAGCTGTGCACCCAATGTTGACAAGggttttcattgcaaatttagaTTTCAGCACACAAAACCTCTGACTAGGTGTGAAGTGAAAAAGAATCCTGAAAGATCTAATGAACTATTAGTGATCCTTGAGCGACCTTTAAGAGCTATAACTCCTGGACAATATGCTGTTTTCTACAGTGAGACGGAATGCTATGGCTGTGCTAGAATAATTAATCCAATTTGTGGTGAGAAAGTGCTTGAAAGTGAATATGAAATTACCATATCCTAA
- the LOC129803021 gene encoding SAP domain-containing ribonucleoprotein isoform X2 codes for MKVADLKRELKNRGLSTTGNKNELQERLQMALLDSDPVLEDTAISEDLDDDEVLNDEELEHAKELLEDTSHDDAILSSPTPSADSATVVNPSSTEAAKEEQPPPRKIVLKRKLVIAPPPDTPEVDKTKDSPKILSDGEISNDAEKSTDDHASGGESDKKVIKLSELSAKERLELRMKKFGAPLSSDAKKIARAERFGTSASTTTSASSNGAPASIDVLKKRAERFGGSVSTAMTKIENQEKLKKRQERFGASTVAGKISVSPTAKSEYEAKAQQRLERFKTTVK; via the exons ATGAAG GTGGCAGACTTGAAGAGAGAATTAAAAAATCGTGGCCTCAGTACAACTGGAAATAAGAATGAGCTTCAGGAACGACTCCAAATGGCTCTTTTAG aTTCTGACCCTGTTCTTGAGGACACGGCAATTTCAGAAGATCTCGATGATGATGAAGTCCTCAATGATGAGGAATTGGAACATGCTAAGGAGCTCTTGGAAGACACTTCACATGATGATGCGATTCTCTCTAGTCCGACACCATCTGCTGATTCAGCAACTGTGGTCAATCCATCATCCACGGAGGCGGCAAAAGAAGAGCAGCCACCACCTCGAAAGATAGTTCTCAAACGAAAATTGGTTATTGCACCGCCACCAGATACCCCAGAAGTAGACAAAACTAAAGATTCTCCGAAGATTTTGAGTGATGGAGAGATTTCCAATGATGCAGAGAAATCCACTGATGATCATGCATCGGGAGGTGAGAGTGACAAGAAGGTTATAAAGTTATCTGAACTTTCGGCCAAGGAGCGTTTAGAGTTGCGAATGAAGAAATTTGGAGCCCCTTTGTCATCAGATGCCAAGAAAATTGCCCGAGCTGAACGATTTGGTACTTCAGCATCCACCACAACATCTGCATCCTCCAATGGAGCCCCAGCATCAATTGATGTACTGAAGAAGCGTGCTGAGCGCTTTGGGGGTTCTGTGTCCACCGCCATGACGAAGATTGAAAACCAAGAGAAACTGAAGAAGCGTCAGGAGCGTTTCGGAGCATCCACAGTCGCAGGAAAGATAAGTGTGAGTCCGACAGCAAAGTCTGAGTATGAAGCCAAGGCACAGCAGCGTCTGGAGCGTTTCAAGACGACAGTTAAGTAA
- the LOC129803021 gene encoding SAP domain-containing ribonucleoprotein isoform X1, which produces MFLCQILACFSSARKIPFLYTDFSKMKVADLKRELKNRGLSTTGNKNELQERLQMALLDSDPVLEDTAISEDLDDDEVLNDEELEHAKELLEDTSHDDAILSSPTPSADSATVVNPSSTEAAKEEQPPPRKIVLKRKLVIAPPPDTPEVDKTKDSPKILSDGEISNDAEKSTDDHASGGESDKKVIKLSELSAKERLELRMKKFGAPLSSDAKKIARAERFGTSASTTTSASSNGAPASIDVLKKRAERFGGSVSTAMTKIENQEKLKKRQERFGASTVAGKISVSPTAKSEYEAKAQQRLERFKTTVK; this is translated from the exons ATGTTTTTATGTCAAATTTTGGCTTGTTTTTCATCTGCACGGAAAATTCCATTTCTCT ACACGGACTTCTCCAAAATGAAG GTGGCAGACTTGAAGAGAGAATTAAAAAATCGTGGCCTCAGTACAACTGGAAATAAGAATGAGCTTCAGGAACGACTCCAAATGGCTCTTTTAG aTTCTGACCCTGTTCTTGAGGACACGGCAATTTCAGAAGATCTCGATGATGATGAAGTCCTCAATGATGAGGAATTGGAACATGCTAAGGAGCTCTTGGAAGACACTTCACATGATGATGCGATTCTCTCTAGTCCGACACCATCTGCTGATTCAGCAACTGTGGTCAATCCATCATCCACGGAGGCGGCAAAAGAAGAGCAGCCACCACCTCGAAAGATAGTTCTCAAACGAAAATTGGTTATTGCACCGCCACCAGATACCCCAGAAGTAGACAAAACTAAAGATTCTCCGAAGATTTTGAGTGATGGAGAGATTTCCAATGATGCAGAGAAATCCACTGATGATCATGCATCGGGAGGTGAGAGTGACAAGAAGGTTATAAAGTTATCTGAACTTTCGGCCAAGGAGCGTTTAGAGTTGCGAATGAAGAAATTTGGAGCCCCTTTGTCATCAGATGCCAAGAAAATTGCCCGAGCTGAACGATTTGGTACTTCAGCATCCACCACAACATCTGCATCCTCCAATGGAGCCCCAGCATCAATTGATGTACTGAAGAAGCGTGCTGAGCGCTTTGGGGGTTCTGTGTCCACCGCCATGACGAAGATTGAAAACCAAGAGAAACTGAAGAAGCGTCAGGAGCGTTTCGGAGCATCCACAGTCGCAGGAAAGATAAGTGTGAGTCCGACAGCAAAGTCTGAGTATGAAGCCAAGGCACAGCAGCGTCTGGAGCGTTTCAAGACGACAGTTAAGTAA